The following are encoded in a window of Pseudomonas sp. St316 genomic DNA:
- a CDS encoding SpvB/TcaC N-terminal domain-containing protein, with product MSEPNALPVTTPALPKGGGAIQSIGKGWGTVGAHGTASYAIALPISPGRGFAPALSLGYASSAGNGVFGLGWGLSLPSVARRTSHGVPAYAEDDEILGPSGVVWLPEQDPQGVIHSTRIDRYNTLDLGQTYTVTRHFPSVESCFDRIERWTSEHDKAGFWLVHGADGSLHMLGKNPASRRADPEDANRVGEWLLEESLNAHGEHILYQYQADATAQRYLSRVSYGNFEADAHLYSWTSERLKPVQWHFELLFDYGERDTEYSQVPRYEGQQWHPRSDAFSSFAYGFELRTQRLCRQVLMFHRFPDELGTAPVLVRRLLLEYHQTPLGYHHLIAAHDQAFDDSQGMANRPPVEFSYSEFKLRCETPSWHDMPRLNEAQGYQLVDLYGEGLPGVLCRGDAGWYYREPMRAKPHSDEVAYDQWRSLPRIPVADSAKPMGQSLSDLTGDGRLDWVIAEPGLSGFFSLGPHRDWSGFAAFKAFPAEFFQPQGQLADLMGAGLSDLALIGPRSVRLYANQREHGFAPAQEVHRDADDDALALLSPSPSELVAFSDLLGSGQPHLVRIRHDEVKCWPNLGRGRFGRGIVLGSPGLAYENFDAARIRLADLDGSGATDLIYLQANQALIFMNRGGNGFSPPVALPWPKGLRYDRLCQVSIADLQGLGCSSLILSAPHMTPQQHWRYDFVREKPYLLTGTHNNMGAANSIRYRSSAQEWLDEKAERSATNMPPVCHVPLVLHLVSSQTQVDEITGNRLSQTFAYRQGYYDGAQREFRGFGLLLQNDAETSPDDAGSSGFSAPCLTKTWFHTGQALDPPRVGYSRVDPLAVALGKTVPCQYQPETGNDTFMASPTAATTREMSRALSGHWLRSEVFGVDPHQNSSTLYSVQENRYAIRLLQAPGDTQRYARMLPLLLESIHYQYEGLSDDPQCQHTFNLQHDLFGSLTHSVNVHYARRKTASDTPPFSDVDQQQWWRDAHDPAQQVYYLDETRTEFIHLQAPQGWRLGLPYRQRTNALERPKAPEAGGLATQDMTYEMLIELTRETTWTTQSVLTGLSVQRYKDATTAETLPDGVAHFEALGDHLESAELDETTLKAFHLLPQDSRPKGKLLERLGYHRLDSFLPATPSLKKLWSVKSGFATYAPLQGFYKIQTLQASESHGVTAFSYDNCHCFITEFKQPDGCATRALHDYRSLQPRRITDPNGNVQEGLVDAFGQVLATTFYGNENNAPVGFKPIAQFKRPLSDSPTEAIKHSEDALQCAASAFYYAPFSWMGRVSNAALADTDWLARCVTNRYLLPSGHIRAAARTRLTALATHSADEVKLKAQVEASVREPVHIAVLVADRYPDDEHRQIRIALTCFDGFGRTLQSKQQVEPGTAYVVNARGALALKDGKPLEQTAAKRWRVSERVEYNNKGLPIRRYRPYFADQPRYINDESLRQFGHCDQQFYDALGRPTRTRLAAQDGRSPMRRCTRHAWYILDEDENDTLEEAMSTGGEA from the coding sequence ATGAGTGAGCCCAATGCATTGCCTGTCACCACCCCGGCGCTGCCCAAGGGCGGCGGTGCGATCCAGAGCATTGGCAAAGGCTGGGGCACTGTCGGCGCCCACGGTACGGCGTCGTATGCGATCGCCCTGCCGATTTCGCCGGGGCGCGGTTTTGCGCCCGCCTTATCGCTGGGGTATGCCAGCTCGGCCGGCAACGGCGTATTCGGCCTCGGCTGGGGGCTATCACTCCCCAGCGTGGCGCGCCGCACCAGCCACGGTGTACCGGCCTATGCCGAAGATGACGAGATCCTCGGCCCAAGCGGCGTGGTGTGGCTGCCCGAACAAGATCCACAAGGCGTCATCCACTCAACCCGTATCGACCGCTACAACACGCTTGACCTGGGCCAGACCTACACGGTGACACGCCACTTCCCAAGCGTTGAAAGCTGCTTCGACCGCATTGAGCGCTGGACATCGGAGCATGACAAAGCGGGGTTCTGGCTGGTGCACGGCGCCGACGGCAGCCTCCACATGTTAGGAAAGAATCCGGCATCGCGCCGAGCCGACCCCGAGGACGCCAATCGGGTAGGCGAATGGTTATTGGAGGAAAGCCTGAACGCCCACGGCGAGCACATCCTCTATCAATACCAGGCAGACGCAACGGCTCAGCGCTACCTGAGCCGGGTGAGCTATGGCAATTTCGAGGCCGATGCGCACCTCTATTCGTGGACAAGCGAACGGTTGAAGCCGGTGCAATGGCACTTCGAATTGCTGTTCGACTATGGCGAGCGCGACACGGAGTACTCACAGGTACCGCGCTATGAAGGCCAACAATGGCACCCCCGCAGCGACGCGTTTTCCAGCTTCGCCTACGGCTTTGAACTACGCACACAACGGTTGTGCCGCCAGGTGTTGATGTTCCACCGCTTCCCCGACGAGTTGGGGACGGCCCCCGTCCTGGTGCGCCGCCTGCTGCTCGAGTACCACCAGACGCCGCTGGGCTATCACCACCTGATCGCGGCCCATGACCAGGCGTTCGACGACTCGCAGGGCATGGCTAATCGTCCCCCTGTCGAGTTCAGCTACAGCGAGTTCAAGCTGCGGTGTGAAACCCCGTCTTGGCACGACATGCCGCGGCTCAACGAAGCGCAAGGCTATCAACTGGTGGATCTGTATGGCGAAGGCCTGCCGGGCGTGCTCTGTCGAGGCGATGCCGGTTGGTATTACCGCGAACCCATGCGGGCCAAGCCCCACAGCGATGAAGTGGCTTACGACCAATGGCGGTCGTTGCCGCGCATTCCTGTGGCCGACTCGGCCAAACCCATGGGCCAGTCACTGAGTGACCTGACCGGCGATGGTCGATTGGATTGGGTCATCGCCGAGCCGGGGTTGAGCGGTTTTTTCTCCCTTGGGCCCCATCGAGACTGGTCAGGCTTCGCCGCGTTCAAGGCATTCCCTGCGGAGTTTTTCCAGCCACAAGGGCAGTTGGCCGATCTGATGGGTGCCGGCCTCAGCGACCTGGCGTTGATCGGCCCGCGCAGCGTGCGTCTGTACGCCAATCAGCGCGAGCATGGGTTTGCGCCAGCGCAAGAGGTGCACCGCGACGCGGATGACGACGCCCTGGCGCTGCTCAGCCCTTCGCCCAGCGAGCTGGTGGCCTTCAGCGACCTGCTGGGCAGTGGACAGCCGCACCTGGTGCGCATTCGTCATGACGAAGTGAAGTGCTGGCCCAACCTGGGCCGTGGACGTTTCGGCAGAGGCATCGTGTTGGGCTCGCCGGGCCTTGCCTACGAAAACTTCGATGCCGCGCGGATCCGCCTGGCGGACCTGGATGGCTCCGGCGCCACCGACCTGATCTACCTGCAAGCCAATCAGGCGCTGATCTTCATGAACCGCGGCGGCAACGGCTTCAGTCCTCCCGTCGCGCTGCCCTGGCCGAAGGGACTGCGCTACGACCGCTTGTGCCAGGTGAGCATCGCCGATCTACAAGGGCTCGGCTGTTCCAGCCTGATCCTGAGCGCGCCGCACATGACACCTCAACAACATTGGCGCTACGACTTCGTCAGGGAAAAACCGTATCTGCTCACCGGCACCCACAACAATATGGGCGCCGCCAACAGCATCCGCTACCGCAGCTCGGCGCAGGAATGGCTGGATGAAAAGGCCGAAAGATCAGCAACCAACATGCCCCCTGTCTGTCATGTCCCACTGGTCCTGCACCTGGTTTCGAGCCAGACCCAGGTGGATGAAATTACCGGCAATCGCCTGTCGCAGACATTCGCTTATCGCCAAGGCTACTACGACGGTGCGCAACGGGAATTTCGCGGCTTTGGCCTCCTGTTGCAAAACGACGCAGAAACCAGCCCTGACGATGCCGGCTCATCAGGCTTCAGCGCGCCTTGCCTGACCAAAACCTGGTTTCACACCGGGCAAGCACTGGACCCGCCTCGAGTCGGTTACAGCCGGGTCGACCCATTGGCCGTGGCATTGGGCAAGACCGTGCCTTGCCAGTACCAGCCTGAAACCGGCAATGACACGTTCATGGCCTCGCCCACCGCGGCGACGACCCGGGAAATGTCCCGCGCCCTGAGCGGTCATTGGCTGCGAAGCGAGGTATTCGGAGTCGATCCTCACCAGAACAGCAGCACGTTGTATTCAGTCCAGGAAAACCGCTACGCGATACGTTTGCTCCAGGCGCCCGGCGACACACAACGCTATGCCCGGATGTTGCCACTGCTGCTGGAGTCCATTCACTACCAGTACGAAGGCCTGAGCGACGATCCGCAATGCCAGCACACCTTCAACCTGCAACACGACCTGTTTGGCTCGCTGACTCACAGCGTCAACGTCCATTACGCCCGACGCAAAACCGCCAGCGACACCCCGCCGTTCAGCGATGTCGACCAACAGCAGTGGTGGCGCGACGCCCATGATCCGGCGCAACAGGTCTACTACCTGGACGAAACCCGCACCGAATTCATCCATCTGCAAGCCCCTCAGGGTTGGCGACTGGGCCTGCCCTATCGCCAGCGGACGAATGCCCTGGAACGCCCCAAGGCCCCCGAGGCCGGCGGGCTGGCCACGCAAGACATGACGTATGAGATGCTCATCGAACTCACCCGGGAAACCACCTGGACCACCCAAAGTGTTCTGACAGGCCTGTCCGTGCAACGCTACAAGGACGCCACAACCGCAGAAACCCTGCCGGACGGCGTCGCTCACTTCGAGGCCCTGGGCGATCATCTGGAAAGCGCCGAGCTGGACGAAACCACCCTCAAAGCCTTTCATCTGTTGCCGCAGGACTCCCGCCCCAAGGGAAAACTGCTGGAAAGACTGGGCTATCACCGCTTGGACAGCTTCCTGCCGGCGACCCCGTCGCTTAAAAAACTCTGGTCGGTCAAAAGCGGTTTCGCGACCTACGCCCCCTTGCAGGGTTTCTACAAAATCCAGACCTTGCAAGCGAGTGAAAGCCATGGCGTGACCGCGTTCAGCTACGACAACTGCCACTGTTTTATCACCGAGTTCAAACAGCCCGATGGCTGTGCCACCCGGGCGCTCCACGACTACCGCTCACTCCAGCCACGACGCATTACCGATCCCAACGGCAACGTACAGGAAGGCCTGGTCGATGCCTTCGGCCAAGTCCTGGCCACGACGTTCTACGGCAACGAGAACAACGCACCGGTCGGTTTCAAACCCATCGCGCAGTTCAAACGGCCGCTATCGGACAGTCCGACAGAGGCGATCAAACACAGCGAGGACGCTCTGCAGTGTGCCGCCAGCGCGTTTTACTACGCGCCCTTCAGCTGGATGGGGCGTGTATCGAATGCCGCGTTGGCCGACACCGACTGGCTGGCGCGGTGCGTGACCAACCGTTACCTGCTGCCCAGCGGGCACATCCGCGCGGCCGCGCGAACCCGGCTGACGGCGCTTGCAACCCACTCTGCCGACGAGGTGAAACTGAAAGCGCAAGTGGAGGCGTCGGTACGCGAACCAGTGCACATCGCCGTACTGGTCGCCGACCGTTACCCCGACGACGAGCATCGGCAAATCCGCATTGCGCTGACCTGCTTCGACGGTTTCGGTCGGACGCTGCAAAGCAAGCAACAGGTCGAGCCGGGTACGGCCTACGTCGTCAACGCCCGGGGAGCACTGGCGCTCAAGGACGGAAAACCACTGGAGCAGACCGCCGCTAAACGCTGGCGTGTCAGCGAACGGGTGGAATACAACAACAAGGGTTTGCCGATCCGCCGCTACCGGCCTTACTTCGCCGACCAGCCTCGCTACATCAATGACGAGTCCTTGCGCCAGTTCGGCCATTGCGACCAGCAGTTCTACGATGCGCTGGGCCGCCCCACCCGCACGCGCCTTGCCGCACAGGATGGTCGCAGCCCTATGCGGCGGTGTACCCGCCATGCCTGGTACATCCTGGACGAGGATGAAAACGACACGCTGGAAGAAGCCATGTCCACCGGAGGTGAAGCATGA
- a CDS encoding RHS repeat-associated core domain-containing protein: MNPRLHRKTPTISVVDSRGRPVRQVAYCRRSADETAQARITRQRHDTTGRQVEQWDPRRSGATLEANLTTVYSLCGKPLLVNSVDAGWRLNLPGTAGQILRSWDQRGTQWRTTYDNQLRPTAIHEQVPGQDPRRVECLRYGDSSPESAARNVCGALTRHDDSAGSLLTEEYALCGKPLDQTRHFLVDVTQPDWPDDEKDRTALLEKGHGYTTRWRYDALAEPLVQFDAAQNQQRYSFDVAGQLKSVSLKLKDAATAKIIVKDLVYNAFGQVESQVAGNGVVSRAVFDPASGRLTSLSAAVSGSALQDLHYSYDAVGNVTQIEDRAQPVQFGSNQRVDATCTFTYDSLYQLISATGREAAGLTSNPDIPTFSRTPFDARQLFKFTEHYEYDAGGNLIELRHVRERNNYTRTLNIAAQSNRLLSWNKGHSMPDVPTNFDVHGNQQMLSPGQALQWNTRNQLASVVLVHREDGRDDIERYGYDNAGQRVRKVQTSYASAVTHTREVRYLPGLEIRTRPNERLEVITLQAGRCNVRYLHWTEGRPSGIAANPLRYSLEDHLGSSSLELDDQAWLISQESYLPYGGTAWAASRSAVEADYRTLRYCGKERDASGLYYYGHRYYAPWLQRWISPDPAGAVDGLNLYRMVGNNPLRYTDPNGHDKEDFNDLKAEIAAYPGILTEVNNRVGTLNYQLYNSMRTKDITKRVFQTYAYNALTNLISLGAGALAAPAGLPAAWAAMSGSSLAISTIASKMEATRHLPVSIYPQTSRLDPEDIEHAGRTAFYDLNTKSRKAIKDLNPRTATGQKKLSLMATSFILTKVLRVPGAWIANFEASTQASKNSNGVPGQKIERLNDALLKLDDYLEHDASAINAAFDSLGVEQFYAPGAKGSLDRTLDRMTNRAGARTLSRSEIQSEIHATRATIQHGRELLWRLNKYNQSLGRYAIP; the protein is encoded by the coding sequence ATGAACCCACGCCTTCATCGCAAGACGCCCACGATCAGCGTTGTCGACAGCCGAGGCCGGCCTGTGCGGCAGGTCGCTTATTGCCGGCGCAGCGCAGACGAAACCGCCCAAGCGCGCATCACCCGCCAACGCCACGACACGACGGGCCGGCAAGTTGAGCAGTGGGACCCTCGACGGTCTGGCGCCACGTTGGAGGCGAATCTGACGACGGTCTACAGCCTCTGCGGCAAGCCACTGCTGGTCAACAGTGTCGACGCTGGCTGGCGCCTGAACCTGCCTGGCACTGCCGGACAGATCCTGCGCAGTTGGGATCAGCGCGGCACCCAATGGCGAACCACCTACGACAATCAGTTGAGGCCGACCGCTATCCACGAGCAAGTGCCTGGTCAAGATCCGCGTCGAGTCGAATGCCTGCGCTACGGCGACAGTTCGCCAGAATCGGCGGCGCGCAATGTGTGCGGTGCACTGACCCGTCACGATGACAGCGCGGGCAGCCTGCTGACCGAGGAATATGCACTGTGTGGCAAACCGCTTGACCAGACCAGGCACTTCCTCGTCGATGTCACCCAGCCGGACTGGCCCGACGATGAGAAAGATCGCACTGCGTTGCTGGAAAAGGGGCATGGCTACACGACGCGCTGGCGCTACGACGCCCTCGCAGAGCCTCTCGTGCAATTCGACGCCGCCCAGAACCAGCAACGTTATTCGTTTGATGTCGCAGGCCAACTCAAGTCGGTGAGCCTGAAGCTAAAAGACGCGGCGACCGCGAAAATCATCGTCAAAGATCTGGTCTACAACGCCTTTGGCCAAGTCGAATCCCAGGTGGCCGGCAATGGCGTGGTCAGTCGCGCCGTGTTCGATCCAGCCAGCGGTCGACTGACCTCGCTCAGCGCGGCGGTGTCTGGCAGCGCCTTGCAAGACCTGCACTACAGCTACGACGCCGTGGGGAACGTGACGCAAATCGAGGACCGGGCCCAACCGGTGCAGTTCGGCAGTAACCAACGGGTCGACGCCACCTGTACATTCACCTACGACAGCCTCTACCAGTTGATCAGCGCGACAGGCCGTGAAGCGGCGGGGCTGACCAGCAACCCCGATATTCCCACCTTCAGCCGAACACCCTTCGACGCCCGGCAACTGTTCAAGTTTACCGAGCATTACGAGTACGACGCCGGAGGCAACCTGATCGAACTGCGCCATGTTCGCGAGCGTAACAACTACACCCGGACACTGAACATTGCCGCCCAAAGCAATCGCCTCCTGTCCTGGAACAAGGGCCACTCAATGCCCGACGTGCCCACGAACTTCGATGTCCACGGCAATCAGCAAATGCTCTCTCCAGGCCAGGCGTTGCAATGGAACACCCGCAACCAACTCGCCAGCGTGGTCTTGGTCCACCGCGAAGATGGCCGCGATGACATTGAGCGCTATGGCTATGACAACGCGGGTCAACGGGTGCGCAAGGTACAAACGAGCTACGCGTCGGCCGTGACTCACACCCGGGAAGTCCGCTATTTGCCGGGCCTCGAAATCCGCACCCGGCCTAACGAGCGCCTGGAAGTCATTACCCTGCAAGCCGGCCGCTGCAACGTCCGTTATCTGCACTGGACTGAAGGTCGACCGTCCGGCATCGCCGCCAACCCGCTGCGCTACAGCCTCGAAGATCACCTGGGTTCCAGCTCACTGGAACTCGACGACCAGGCGTGGCTGATCAGCCAGGAAAGCTATTTGCCTTATGGTGGAACCGCCTGGGCGGCCTCCCGTTCGGCCGTGGAGGCCGACTACCGGACCCTTCGCTACTGCGGCAAGGAACGCGACGCCAGCGGCCTGTATTACTACGGGCACAGGTACTACGCGCCGTGGTTGCAGCGCTGGATCAGCCCAGATCCGGCGGGGGCGGTTGACGGCTTGAACTTGTATCGCATGGTGGGGAACAACCCGTTGCGCTACACCGATCCAAACGGCCACGACAAAGAAGATTTCAACGACCTCAAGGCCGAAATAGCCGCCTATCCGGGTATTCTGACCGAGGTGAACAACCGGGTCGGCACGCTGAATTATCAGCTCTACAACAGCATGCGCACCAAGGACATCACCAAAAGGGTTTTTCAAACCTACGCCTACAACGCACTCACCAACCTGATCTCGCTGGGCGCCGGCGCGCTGGCAGCACCCGCCGGATTGCCCGCCGCCTGGGCCGCCATGAGCGGCAGCTCCCTGGCGATTAGTACGATCGCCAGCAAAATGGAGGCAACACGGCACCTGCCGGTGTCGATCTATCCACAGACCAGCCGACTGGACCCCGAGGATATAGAGCATGCAGGCAGGACCGCCTTCTATGACCTGAACACGAAGTCGCGCAAGGCCATAAAGGACCTGAACCCACGCACCGCCACAGGACAAAAAAAACTGTCGTTGATGGCAACCAGTTTTATCCTGACCAAAGTCCTTCGGGTCCCAGGCGCGTGGATCGCGAACTTCGAAGCGTCGACCCAGGCAAGCAAAAACTCGAACGGTGTCCCGGGACAAAAAATCGAACGATTGAACGATGCCTTGCTTAAGCTCGATGACTATCTGGAGCATGACGCCAGCGCCATCAATGCGGCGTTCGATAGCCTTGGCGTGGAGCAATTCTATGCCCCCGGTGCAAAAGGATCCCTGGATCGAACCCTGGACCGGATGACCAACAGGGCGGGTGCCCGCACGCTAAGCCGCTCGGAAATACAAAGCGAGATCCACGCCACCCGGGCGACGATACAACATGGACGGGAACTGCTGTGGCGGCTTAACAAATACAACCAATCGTTAGGCCGATACGCCATTCCCTAG
- a CDS encoding glyoxalase superfamily protein: protein MSFGKTTPILRIFDEAKALAFYVDFLGFTVDWQHRFGDDFPLYLQVSRGDCVLHLSEHHGDCTPGSALRIETDELEAFQAQLQAKQYAFARPQIQAMPWGSQDMTVVDPFGNRLVFTNGICV from the coding sequence ATGAGCTTCGGTAAAACCACTCCGATCCTGCGGATCTTCGATGAAGCCAAGGCGTTGGCCTTCTATGTCGACTTCCTGGGGTTTACCGTCGACTGGCAACATCGTTTCGGCGACGACTTTCCGCTGTACCTTCAAGTCTCCCGTGGTGACTGCGTGCTGCACCTGTCCGAACACCATGGCGATTGCACGCCGGGCTCGGCGCTGCGGATCGAGACCGATGAACTGGAAGCCTTCCAGGCGCAACTGCAGGCCAAGCAATACGCCTTCGCCCGCCCGCAAATCCAGGCCATGCCCTGGGGCAGCCAGGACATGACCGTGGTCGATCCATTTGGCAATCGGTTGGTGTTTACCAATGGGATCTGTGTCTAG
- a CDS encoding D-aminoacylase codes for MPYDTLIRNALLIDGSDCPGYNADVAIRGGRIERIGDLGDARAIEEVDAAGRVLAPGFIDVHTHDDTVVIGQPQMLPKLSQGVTTVIVGNCGISAAPVSLRGDPPDPMNLLGTAQAFAYPRFADYRRAVEAATPAVNVAALVGHTALRSNHMDDLLRTASVAEITAMRGQLRESLEAGALGLSTGLAYANAFSASTDEVMQLSEELKAFGAIYTTHLRSEFEPVLEAMDEAFRIGRHAQSPVIISHLKCAGAGNWGRSPQVLAALENAAKNHPVGCDCYPYAASSSTLDLKQVTDAHRITITWSTPHPHMGGRDLADIAREWDVSLLDAAGRLQPAGAVYYGMDEGDVRRILAHPLSMVGSDGLPEDPFPHPRLWGAFPRVLGHFSRDIGLFPLHTAVHKMTGLSAARFGLKERGEIREGHWADLVLFNPHTIRDVADFNEPQRAAEGIDGVWVNGVLSYREGQANGHREGRFLAREGDLRRGFSPSDSV; via the coding sequence ATGCCGTACGACACCCTTATCCGCAACGCGCTGCTCATCGATGGCAGCGACTGTCCCGGCTACAACGCCGACGTGGCGATTCGCGGCGGGCGCATCGAGCGTATCGGCGACCTGGGCGATGCCCGGGCGATTGAAGAAGTCGACGCCGCCGGCCGTGTGCTGGCGCCCGGGTTCATCGATGTGCACACCCATGACGACACGGTGGTCATTGGCCAGCCGCAAATGTTGCCCAAGCTCAGCCAGGGCGTGACCACGGTCATTGTCGGCAACTGCGGCATCAGTGCTGCGCCGGTCAGCTTGCGCGGCGATCCGCCGGACCCGATGAACCTGCTCGGCACTGCCCAGGCGTTCGCCTATCCGCGCTTCGCGGATTATCGCAGGGCGGTGGAGGCGGCCACGCCTGCAGTCAACGTAGCCGCATTGGTGGGCCACACCGCATTGCGCAGCAACCACATGGACGATTTATTGCGCACCGCCAGCGTGGCAGAAATCACCGCCATGCGCGGGCAACTGCGCGAAAGCCTGGAGGCTGGTGCACTTGGCCTGTCCACCGGCCTGGCCTATGCCAACGCGTTTTCGGCTTCCACCGACGAAGTCATGCAACTGAGCGAAGAGTTGAAGGCCTTCGGTGCGATCTACACCACCCACCTGCGCAGCGAATTCGAGCCGGTGCTCGAAGCCATGGACGAGGCGTTCCGGATTGGCCGTCACGCCCAAAGCCCAGTGATCATTTCCCACCTCAAATGTGCGGGCGCCGGTAATTGGGGGCGTAGTCCACAGGTGTTGGCGGCGCTGGAAAACGCTGCAAAAAACCATCCTGTCGGTTGTGATTGTTATCCCTACGCGGCCAGCTCCTCGACGCTGGATCTCAAGCAGGTGACCGATGCCCATCGCATCACGATCACCTGGTCGACCCCTCATCCGCACATGGGCGGTCGCGATCTCGCCGACATTGCCCGCGAATGGGACGTGTCGCTGCTGGACGCCGCGGGTCGCCTGCAACCGGCCGGCGCGGTGTACTACGGCATGGACGAAGGCGACGTACGACGCATCCTCGCTCATCCGCTGTCCATGGTCGGCTCCGACGGTTTGCCCGAGGACCCGTTTCCCCATCCGCGCTTGTGGGGCGCATTCCCACGGGTACTGGGACATTTCAGTCGTGACATCGGGCTTTTTCCGTTGCACACCGCCGTGCACAAAATGACCGGCCTTTCAGCGGCGCGTTTTGGCCTGAAGGAGCGTGGTGAAATTCGTGAAGGCCATTGGGCGGACCTGGTGTTGTTCAATCCGCACACCATTCGCGACGTGGCCGATTTCAACGAACCTCAACGAGCTGCCGAAGGGATTGATGGCGTGTGGGTCAATGGTGTCTTGAGCTATCGCGAAGGGCAGGCCAACGGGCATCGGGAAGGGCGGTTCCTGGCGCGCGAAGGCGATCTGCGCAGGGGATTCAGCCCATCGGACAGCGTTTGA
- a CDS encoding MurR/RpiR family transcriptional regulator has protein sequence MDILYQIRSRQDSFSAGEGRIARVMLDDVGFAASASLDELAQRAEVSSATLSRFARTVGCRDLRDLRLQLAQASGVGSRFLDPAGAPEQSAFYGQIVGDIESTLRQHLSGFEESRFGDAVRMIGKARMVHAFGLGGWSALCGEELQVRLVRFGYPIAACRDPVMMRITATSLSEHHLVIACSLTGITPELLGAVELARSYGAAILAITRADTPLARLADVVVPLQGAETSFIYKPTAARYGMLLAIDVLATELALAHPEDNQERLRRVKLALDDYRGGDDHLPLGD, from the coding sequence ATGGACATCCTTTACCAGATCCGCTCCCGCCAGGATTCCTTCAGCGCCGGCGAAGGCCGGATCGCTCGCGTGATGCTCGACGACGTAGGTTTTGCCGCCTCCGCCAGCCTCGATGAACTGGCCCAACGGGCCGAAGTCAGCAGCGCCACGTTGTCGCGTTTCGCCCGTACCGTCGGTTGCCGCGACCTTCGCGACTTGCGCCTGCAACTGGCCCAGGCCAGCGGCGTCGGCAGCCGTTTTCTCGACCCGGCCGGGGCGCCGGAACAGTCGGCGTTTTATGGGCAGATCGTCGGCGATATCGAGTCAACCTTGCGCCAGCACCTGTCAGGGTTCGAAGAGTCGCGGTTCGGCGACGCCGTACGGATGATCGGCAAGGCGCGGATGGTCCATGCGTTCGGCCTCGGTGGCTGGTCGGCTTTGTGCGGCGAGGAGTTGCAAGTGCGGCTGGTGCGTTTCGGCTACCCGATTGCCGCGTGCCGCGACCCGGTGATGATGCGCATCACGGCCACGTCCCTGAGTGAACATCATCTGGTCATTGCCTGCTCGCTCACCGGTATCACTCCGGAATTGCTCGGCGCGGTGGAACTGGCCCGCAGCTACGGTGCAGCGATCCTGGCCATCACCCGTGCCGACACGCCGCTGGCCCGGCTGGCGGATGTGGTGGTGCCCCTGCAAGGCGCTGAAACCTCGTTCATCTATAAACCCACGGCGGCGCGCTACGGCATGCTGCTGGCCATTGACGTACTCGCCACCGAGCTGGCGTTGGCTCACCCTGAAGACAATCAAGAACGCCTGCGGCGGGTCAAGCTCGCCCTGGACGATTACCGTGGCGGCGACGATCACTTGCCGCTGGGAGACTGA